A portion of the Roseovarius sp. M141 genome contains these proteins:
- a CDS encoding IS3 family transposase (programmed frameshift): MTRRPRRNHSPAFKAKVAVAAIKGEKTLIELAQDFDVHPNQIKQWRDQLLEGATGVFGAAIKSDAEPAIDVKTLHAKIGELALENDFLRRARQGGSVSERKKMIDHTARLSVSRQAIVLGISRGSVYYQPRPVADADLKLMHRIDKLHMEFPFAGSRMLRGLLVQEGFKVGRLHVATLMKRMGIEALYRKPNTSKPAPGHKIYPYLLRKLPITRPNQVWAMDITYIPMARGFIYLAAVLDWFTRRVLAWRVSITLEADFCIEAVEEALVRHGNPDIFNTDQGSQFTSTEFIKVLASREIKISMDGKGAWRDNVFVERLWRSIKYEEVYLHAYASVPEARASIGRYLGFYNSRRPHSSLDGKTPDQAYFNMPRPQAVAA; this comes from the exons GAACCAGATCAAGCAATGGCGAGATCAACTTCTTGAAGGCGCCACGGGCGTTTTCGGAGCCGCGATAAAGTCGGATGCAGAACCGGCAATCGACGTGAAGACCCTGCATGCGAAGATCGGGGAGCTGGCGCTGGAGAACGATTTTTTG CGGCGCGCTCGGCAAGGCGGGTCTGTTTCCGAGCGCAAAAAGATGATCGATCACACCGCGAGGCTCAGCGTCAGCCGTCAGGCCATCGTTCTGGGGATCAGCCGGGGCAGTGTCTATTACCAGCCCCGGCCAGTGGCCGATGCCGACCTGAAGCTGATGCACCGGATCGACAAGCTGCACATGGAGTTCCCGTTCGCGGGCAGCCGGATGTTGCGGGGGCTGCTGGTGCAGGAAGGATTCAAGGTCGGGCGGCTGCATGTCGCCACGCTGATGAAACGGATGGGCATCGAGGCGCTGTATCGCAAGCCCAACACCTCGAAACCGGCGCCGGGGCACAAGATCTACCCCTACCTGCTGCGGAAACTGCCGATCACCCGGCCCAATCAGGTCTGGGCGATGGACATCACCTACATTCCCATGGCCCGAGGGTTCATCTACTTGGCCGCCGTGCTGGACTGGTTCACGCGCCGGGTTTTAGCATGGCGGGTATCGATCACGCTGGAAGCCGATTTCTGCATCGAAGCCGTCGAGGAGGCGTTGGTGCGCCACGGCAACCCCGATATCTTCAATACGGATCAGGGCAGCCAATTCACCTCGACCGAGTTCATCAAGGTGCTGGCGAGCCGGGAGATCAAAATCAGCATGGATGGCAAAGGGGCCTGGCGCGACAACGTCTTCGTCGAACGGCTCTGGCGGAGCATCAAATACGAGGAGGTCTACCTGCACGCCTACGCCAGCGTCCCGGAGGCCCGTGCCTCCATCGGCCGCTATCTCGGCTTCTACAACAGCCGACGCCCCCATTCATCGCTTGACGGGAAAACCCCCGATCAGGCTTACTTCAACATGCCCCGGCCCCAAGCGGTCGCGGCATAA